A region of Cytophagia bacterium CHB2 DNA encodes the following proteins:
- a CDS encoding FtsX-like permease family protein, whose protein sequence is MLKNYLKIALRNLLRHKGYAFINIAGLAVGMACCALMLLFIRHELSYDRFHQKADRIHRMIMHMSREGNVHTGSVMAAPIGPALAEEFPEIRLAVRLQPPYNSTPVKYQNQQFYEKEFYYADPNIFEVFDFPLQQGDATTALQNLNSVVLSRAAAKKYFGTENPLGKILQIERGEREFQVTGVLQEIPATSHVRPDFLIPFNNLLPRQLSNWWMFSYPTYVLLDEKASAANVAAKFPEFVKKHYSNGPPAFAGLSLSMQPLAEIHLRSDFDNKPGELSAMTYSYLFAALAALIIAIACINFMNLATARSQHRAREVGVRKVVGGMRQQLVLQFLAEAVVLAFIAVIGAAVLIEFFLPAFNALTQKDIQIDYASDHSLIAGFIALTLTVGIAAGSYPAFFLSRFQPVEVLKGGAATGTSGGRLRQLLVVGQFVVSIVLIVCTFIVNDQIEFIRNKRLGFDKEQVLVATLRGETAQNNWPVLKTELLRHPEFVNVSATSAIPADKGWWVTASRRGDSEEEKAVYTHQVDYDFFKTLGIELAAGRLLLREFPSDSSHAFVLNEAAVKEFGWESAEAAIGKSFVWLGNGPENAKEGTVVGVVKDFHFRPLYEEIAPAVFHLMPWGSEKLVVRVRPNSMEQALAILKTQWQKFNPQYPLDFTFMDERVEAQYGAETRLLKIFSTFSAFAIFISCLGLFGLASFTTEQRTKEIGVRKVLGASVSNIILMLSNGFTRLVLVSFVIAAPIAWCAMNKWLQNFAYRQPLGLDAFLWAGLLALGITWLTVSYQSLKAALANPVEALRYE, encoded by the coding sequence GTGCTCAAAAACTACCTCAAAATCGCGCTGCGCAATCTGCTGCGGCACAAAGGTTACGCCTTCATCAATATCGCGGGCCTCGCTGTTGGGATGGCGTGTTGCGCGCTCATGCTTTTGTTTATTCGGCACGAGTTGAGTTATGATCGTTTTCATCAAAAGGCCGATCGCATTCATCGCATGATTATGCACATGTCTCGCGAGGGAAACGTGCACACCGGTTCGGTGATGGCCGCACCGATTGGGCCGGCGCTTGCGGAAGAGTTTCCTGAGATTCGTCTGGCCGTGCGTTTGCAGCCGCCCTATAACAGCACACCGGTGAAATATCAAAATCAGCAATTTTACGAGAAAGAGTTTTATTACGCCGATCCCAACATTTTCGAGGTTTTTGATTTTCCCCTGCAACAAGGCGACGCAACGACTGCGCTGCAAAATCTCAATTCCGTAGTCTTGAGCCGCGCCGCCGCAAAAAAATATTTTGGCACAGAAAATCCGCTTGGGAAAATTTTGCAGATCGAACGCGGCGAGCGCGAATTTCAAGTCACCGGTGTGTTGCAGGAGATTCCCGCGACCTCGCATGTGCGTCCGGATTTTCTCATTCCATTCAACAACCTTTTGCCGCGGCAATTGAGCAATTGGTGGATGTTCAGTTATCCTACTTATGTTTTGTTGGATGAAAAAGCTTCTGCGGCCAATGTCGCCGCCAAATTTCCCGAATTTGTCAAGAAACATTACAGCAACGGCCCGCCTGCATTTGCCGGGCTCTCTTTGAGCATGCAACCACTCGCCGAGATTCACCTGCGCTCGGATTTCGACAATAAGCCAGGCGAGTTGAGCGCGATGACCTACAGTTATTTATTTGCGGCGCTTGCGGCTCTCATTATTGCCATTGCCTGCATCAACTTCATGAATCTCGCCACCGCCCGCTCGCAGCACCGTGCCCGCGAAGTCGGCGTGCGCAAAGTTGTCGGCGGCATGCGGCAGCAGCTCGTTCTGCAATTTCTCGCCGAAGCCGTCGTTCTCGCCTTTATCGCAGTTATCGGCGCCGCCGTGTTGATTGAATTTTTCCTGCCGGCCTTCAACGCTTTGACGCAAAAAGATATTCAGATCGACTATGCTTCGGATCACTCGCTCATCGCCGGATTCATTGCGCTGACGCTCACGGTGGGAATCGCGGCGGGAAGTTATCCGGCATTTTTTCTCTCACGCTTTCAACCGGTGGAGGTGTTGAAAGGGGGGGCGGCAACGGGAACTTCCGGCGGCCGGCTGCGGCAACTGCTCGTCGTCGGCCAATTCGTGGTCTCGATTGTGTTGATCGTCTGTACTTTCATTGTCAACGATCAAATCGAATTCATCCGCAACAAGCGCCTGGGTTTCGATAAAGAGCAAGTGCTCGTCGCCACGCTGCGCGGCGAGACGGCGCAGAACAATTGGCCCGTGCTCAAAACCGAATTGCTGCGCCATCCGGAGTTTGTGAATGTCTCCGCAACTTCCGCCATTCCTGCCGACAAAGGTTGGTGGGTCACCGCCTCGCGCCGAGGCGATTCGGAAGAAGAAAAGGCGGTTTACACGCACCAGGTTGATTATGATTTTTTCAAGACGCTCGGCATCGAACTCGCAGCGGGCCGTTTGCTCTTACGCGAATTTCCCAGCGACAGCTCGCACGCCTTCGTTTTGAATGAGGCCGCGGTGAAAGAATTCGGCTGGGAATCTGCCGAGGCCGCAATTGGAAAAAGTTTTGTTTGGCTGGGTAATGGTCCAGAGAATGCAAAAGAGGGGACCGTTGTCGGCGTGGTGAAAGATTTTCATTTCCGCCCACTTTACGAAGAGATCGCGCCCGCGGTGTTTCATCTTATGCCCTGGGGAAGTGAGAAACTCGTCGTGCGCGTGCGGCCGAATAGCATGGAACAGGCGCTTGCCATTCTCAAAACCCAATGGCAGAAATTCAACCCGCAATACCCGCTGGATTTTACTTTCATGGACGAGCGCGTCGAAGCGCAATACGGCGCCGAAACCCGCTTGCTAAAAATCTTCAGCACCTTTTCCGCGTTCGCGATTTTCATTTCCTGCCTCGGCCTTTTCGGCCTGGCTTCGTTTACAACGGAACAGCGCACCAAAGAAATCGGCGTTCGCAAAGTGTTGGGCGCCTCCGTTTCCAACATCATTCTTATGCTCTCAAACGGCTTTACGCGCTTGGTGCTGGTTTCGTTTGTCATCGCCGCGCCAATCGCGTGGTGTGCGATGAACAAATGGCTGCAAAACTTCGCCTATCGCCAACCGCTCGGCCTTGACGCGTTTCTCTGGGCCGGTTTGCTGGCATTGGGAATTACGTGGCTCACGGTAAGCTATCAATCGCTCAAAGCCGCGCTGGCGAATCCGGTGGAGGCGCTGCGATACGAATGA
- a CDS encoding FtsX-like permease family protein, with amino-acid sequence MLAELLLPALNSMLRLKISLDLLGSLSVFSFLSILILAVSLLAGLYPAFVLSRFVPALALKSKVNTSAAGGLFLRRGLVVFQFIISQMLIIGTFIVTTQMDYFRNKEMGFDKQAIVTVPLPVNETAKLQTLRAQLLQNSHIRNVSFSYSSAASGNTWDTNLRHTLNGPEETFASDLKFADVNYIPTYGLKLVAGRSYVASDTISELVVNETFAKKIGYTPHDLIGKMFKLGRRPYMPIVGVVQDFHTRPLQEEIRPCLLAANRRAYYEASLKIEASNMKAALDHIEKIWGATFPEFVYRYEFLDERLAGFYEEELKMSQLFRAFAGIAIFIGCIGLLGLIAFMAAQRTKEIGVRKVLGATVVDILGLISKEFAVLIAVAFAVAAPVAYVVMNNWLENFAYRIDVGLGVFAMTIAVTLIIAGATIGYRALKAALANPVDALRYE; translated from the coding sequence ATGCTAGCCGAACTGTTATTGCCGGCATTGAATAGCATGTTGCGGCTCAAGATCAGCCTTGATCTGCTTGGCAGTTTATCTGTTTTCTCTTTCTTATCTATTTTGATTCTTGCCGTGAGCCTGCTCGCTGGGCTTTATCCGGCATTCGTCTTATCACGCTTCGTGCCGGCGCTGGCGCTCAAGAGCAAGGTAAACACTTCGGCCGCCGGCGGTTTGTTCCTGCGGCGTGGCTTGGTGGTGTTTCAGTTTATCATCTCGCAGATGCTGATCATCGGCACATTCATCGTTACCACGCAGATGGATTATTTCCGCAATAAAGAGATGGGATTCGACAAACAGGCTATTGTGACGGTGCCTTTGCCGGTGAATGAGACGGCGAAGCTGCAAACGCTGCGCGCGCAGTTGCTGCAGAACAGCCACATTCGCAACGTTTCGTTCAGCTATTCCAGCGCCGCTTCCGGAAATACCTGGGACACCAATTTGCGCCACACGCTAAACGGGCCGGAAGAAACCTTCGCATCAGATTTGAAATTTGCCGATGTGAATTACATTCCGACCTATGGCTTGAAGCTGGTCGCGGGCCGCAGCTATGTTGCGAGTGACACAATTTCGGAGCTGGTGGTTAACGAAACCTTTGCGAAAAAAATCGGCTACACGCCGCATGATCTCATCGGCAAGATGTTCAAGCTGGGGCGGCGGCCGTACATGCCGATTGTCGGCGTGGTGCAGGACTTTCATACGCGGCCGTTGCAAGAAGAAATCCGGCCGTGCCTACTGGCCGCTAATCGCAGGGCTTATTATGAAGCCAGTCTCAAAATCGAAGCCTCGAATATGAAAGCGGCTCTGGATCATATCGAGAAAATTTGGGGCGCAACCTTTCCGGAGTTTGTGTATAGGTACGAGTTTTTGGATGAACGCCTGGCCGGTTTTTATGAGGAAGAGCTGAAGATGTCGCAACTGTTTCGCGCGTTTGCCGGCATTGCAATCTTTATCGGCTGCATCGGCCTGCTCGGTTTGATTGCGTTCATGGCGGCGCAACGCACCAAGGAGATCGGCGTGCGCAAAGTGCTCGGCGCCACCGTCGTTGATATTCTCGGTTTGATCTCCAAAGAATTTGCCGTGCTCATCGCGGTTGCTTTTGCGGTTGCCGCACCGGTGGCTTACGTCGTGATGAACAACTGGTTGGAGAATTTTGCCTATCGCATCGATGTCGGCCTTGGCGTGTTTGCCATGACGATCGCCGTTACTCTCATCATCGCCGGCGCGACGATCGGTTATCGTGCTTTGAAGGCCGCGCTGGCGAACCCCGTCGACGCGCTGCGGTACGAATGA
- a CDS encoding FtsX-like permease family protein: MLKNYVLVALRNFRKFKTYSFINIFGLAIGLACCILILLHLHDELNFDRFHEKADHLFRVIQVRSNTQGEQQLAYTMGPFGPALVDEFPEVEGSARLFQGWRLTVKREITGPTGQIVRRNFFTDASFFDLFDFQLLAGDRNSALSAPGSVVLTETMAKQLFGDEEPLGKPLQIEAEDFPEFIQTAFTVTGVLRDIPHNSHLDFDLLISQSTLDRFENVRGWLTDWDNTIVVTYVLLKNSANKANLETKLGAFSRKHRGEEAAARSRFYFQPLGDIHFGSAEIGAEHNTREGQLIYVYVFALIAIFIAAIACINYMNLATARSMKRAKEVGLRKVVGANRSQMIVQFLTESILSAVIAFLLAIGLVEAMLPSFNALAGANLSLRLAGNTSVFLGLLGLVLLIGIVAGSYPAFYLSRLAPAAVLKGELKAGAQRSRLRQSLVVAQFALSILMIVATLVVFQQLDYVRHKQLGFNQDQLVVIDINHDDVQSNFLTIKNEFKRHAAVRGATVSSRVPGDWKYFRRIRAVREGQAETEAQQLYFNGIDEDFIGVYEIDLVQGRNFSRALATDSTAVILNETAARALFADSPVGQAIRVPAFNFTGRVIGVVRDFHFHSLHGKIEPMVMGFMPAGGRHAVHGIDYFSLRIAAENVQETIDFITKVHAQFDAVNPIEHAFLNKWWIDLYNRDERLGRIFGISAGLAILIACVGLFGLAAFMAEQRTKEIGVRKVLGASISSLVVLLSKDFTRFVLLGLLVAAPLAYFAMDKWLQNFAYRIDIGWWVFALAGGLALVIALATVSTQAIKAALANPVEALRYE, translated from the coding sequence ATGCTCAAGAACTACGTTCTCGTCGCCCTCAGAAATTTTCGCAAATTCAAAACCTATTCGTTCATCAACATCTTTGGACTGGCCATCGGGCTGGCCTGCTGCATTCTCATTCTGTTGCATCTTCACGACGAGCTGAATTTCGACCGCTTTCACGAGAAGGCAGATCACCTCTTTCGTGTGATTCAAGTTCGCAGCAACACGCAAGGCGAGCAACAGCTTGCTTATACCATGGGACCGTTCGGGCCGGCGCTCGTCGATGAATTTCCAGAGGTCGAAGGGTCGGCGCGTTTATTCCAGGGCTGGCGCTTGACGGTGAAGCGTGAGATAACCGGCCCAACCGGACAAATCGTGCGAAGGAATTTTTTCACGGATGCGAGTTTTTTTGATCTCTTCGACTTTCAGTTGCTTGCCGGAGATCGCAACAGCGCGCTTTCGGCGCCTGGCTCGGTGGTGTTGACGGAGACGATGGCAAAGCAGTTGTTCGGCGATGAAGAGCCGCTGGGCAAGCCATTGCAAATTGAAGCCGAGGATTTCCCCGAGTTTATTCAAACGGCATTCACCGTGACCGGCGTGTTACGCGACATTCCCCACAATTCTCATCTTGACTTCGACCTGCTGATATCTCAATCAACTCTCGACCGCTTTGAAAACGTGCGCGGCTGGTTGACGGACTGGGACAACACGATTGTGGTCACTTACGTGTTGCTGAAAAATTCGGCAAACAAGGCAAATCTCGAAACGAAGCTTGGCGCGTTTAGCCGCAAACATCGCGGCGAGGAAGCGGCAGCGCGCAGCCGGTTCTATTTTCAGCCGCTCGGCGATATTCATTTCGGCTCGGCGGAAATTGGCGCCGAGCACAATACTCGCGAGGGCCAGCTCATTTATGTTTACGTCTTCGCGTTGATTGCCATTTTCATCGCGGCCATCGCCTGCATCAACTACATGAACCTGGCAACGGCGCGCTCCATGAAACGCGCCAAAGAAGTGGGGCTGCGCAAAGTCGTCGGCGCCAATCGCAGCCAAATGATCGTTCAATTCCTGACGGAATCCATACTCAGTGCTGTGATTGCATTTTTGCTCGCCATCGGTTTGGTGGAGGCGATGCTGCCGTCGTTTAACGCGCTCGCTGGCGCGAACCTGTCGTTGCGCCTCGCCGGCAATACTTCGGTTTTCTTGGGATTGCTGGGTTTGGTTCTGCTCATCGGCATTGTTGCCGGAAGTTATCCCGCGTTTTATCTGTCCCGTCTTGCACCAGCCGCAGTGTTAAAAGGAGAGCTTAAAGCGGGCGCGCAGCGCTCGCGGCTGCGCCAGAGCCTGGTTGTGGCGCAATTCGCGCTGTCGATTCTCATGATCGTCGCAACGTTGGTGGTCTTTCAGCAACTCGATTATGTCCGGCACAAGCAGCTCGGATTCAATCAGGATCAGCTCGTCGTGATAGATATCAATCACGACGACGTGCAAAGCAATTTTCTCACCATCAAAAATGAGTTTAAGCGCCACGCGGCAGTCCGCGGGGCGACGGTTTCTTCGCGTGTGCCGGGAGATTGGAAATACTTTCGCCGTATTCGCGCAGTTCGGGAAGGGCAGGCGGAGACCGAGGCGCAACAATTGTATTTCAACGGTATCGACGAAGATTTTATCGGCGTCTACGAGATTGATCTTGTACAAGGCCGCAATTTCTCTCGCGCGCTGGCTACCGATTCCACTGCGGTGATTTTGAACGAGACGGCAGCGCGAGCGCTGTTTGCGGACTCTCCCGTCGGGCAAGCGATTCGTGTGCCGGCTTTTAATTTTACCGGCCGCGTTATCGGGGTGGTCCGCGATTTTCATTTTCATTCTTTGCACGGCAAAATCGAGCCGATGGTGATGGGTTTTATGCCCGCCGGCGGCCGGCACGCGGTGCACGGCATCGACTATTTTTCGCTGCGCATCGCTGCCGAGAACGTGCAAGAGACGATTGATTTCATCACTAAGGTGCATGCGCAATTCGATGCGGTCAATCCCATCGAACATGCGTTTCTCAATAAATGGTGGATCGATTTGTATAATCGCGATGAAAGGCTGGGACGAATTTTCGGAATCTCCGCAGGCTTGGCTATTTTGATTGCCTGTGTCGGCTTGTTCGGTTTAGCGGCGTTCATGGCCGAGCAACGAACGAAGGAGATCGGCGTGCGCAAAGTCCTCGGCGCTTCGATTTCCAGCCTCGTCGTGCTGCTGTCCAAAGATTTCACGCGCTTTGTGCTGCTGGGGTTGCTGGTTGCTGCGCCATTGGCTTACTTCGCCATGGACAAATGGCTGCAAAATTTTGCCTATCGCATCGACATCGGCTGGTGGGTGTTTGCGCTGGCAGGCGGATTGGCGTTGGTGATTGCGCTCGCGACGGTGAGCACGCAAGCGATCAAAGCGGCGCTGGCG
- a CDS encoding FtsX-like permease family protein has translation MFKNYFQTTLRVLQKQKLFSLINVFGLAVGLTVTLLILLYLQAELSYDKAFVRGDQIYRVLRKSEVNEKGYLIGITSGPYAPALKNDLPESIRDALRVLPSDGLVMYANHAFMEKKFFLADENFFKFFSFPLAQGDPANALANPSGVVLTAAMARKYFGAEDPLGKTLRVDDRYDFIVTGVLAEKQGRTHLDFDFVASLKSFERETWFNDWWSNSFLTYALIDNPQEAQRVEAQLSAFIDKYLGEDFKRNGRRIDLTLQPLADVYFQKDIRYEQGVRHGDKQAIYIFGALALFILTIACINYMNLTTARAGRRAREIGVRKVLGAHRGRLMLQFLGESFFMTSLAIIFAIAAAELLLPWFNAAFGLDLTIRFTDPLLTGALLSLLLIVALLAGSYPAFLLSGFLPARVLKGRFSKQATDVLVRKGLVVFQFSISAVLIIATLLVGKQLEFMRQKDLGFRAEQVLLVPINNNEMRRQQETFVERVRQEAGIVKASAMSGHPGGFHDAMSFTVTGKDENFRFRTLYTDFDYTETLGLEIVAGRNFSRDFATDKTQAALLNEAAVKMLGWTNEEALGKEMRRTMFDTTRCHVVGVVRDFHFSSLKEAIDPLFISMRPFANVFALKVDTTNLQTTLAVVQKHWEAISPAYPFEFTFLDETFFQLYQQEQKESRLFGIFAVIAIIIASLGIFALASYAAEERTKEIGIRKVLGASVGNVFNLLSKEFVRLAALANFVAWPFAWFAMNLWLQDFAYRTTMDWQLFALAGGLVLLIALLTVSAQALKAALANPVEALRYE, from the coding sequence ATGTTTAAAAATTACTTCCAAACCACGCTGCGCGTGTTGCAGAAGCAAAAGCTGTTTTCACTTATCAATGTTTTTGGTTTGGCAGTGGGATTGACCGTCACTTTGCTCATTCTGCTCTATCTGCAAGCTGAACTGAGTTATGACAAGGCGTTTGTGCGGGGCGATCAAATCTATCGCGTGCTGCGCAAATCGGAAGTGAATGAAAAGGGCTATCTCATCGGCATCACCTCCGGACCGTATGCACCCGCGCTGAAGAATGACTTGCCGGAAAGCATTCGTGATGCGCTGCGCGTGCTGCCCAGCGACGGTTTAGTCATGTATGCGAATCATGCTTTCATGGAAAAGAAATTCTTCCTCGCCGATGAAAACTTTTTCAAGTTTTTTTCTTTTCCTTTGGCGCAGGGTGATCCTGCAAACGCGCTCGCCAATCCGAGCGGTGTGGTTTTAACTGCGGCGATGGCGCGCAAATATTTCGGCGCGGAAGATCCGCTGGGCAAAACCCTGCGCGTGGACGATCGCTATGACTTCATCGTCACCGGCGTGCTCGCCGAAAAGCAGGGCCGCACACATTTGGATTTTGATTTTGTGGCCTCCCTGAAAAGTTTCGAACGCGAGACGTGGTTCAATGATTGGTGGAGCAACAGTTTTTTAACCTACGCGCTGATCGACAACCCTCAGGAAGCGCAACGGGTCGAGGCGCAGTTGTCGGCGTTCATCGACAAATACCTCGGCGAGGATTTCAAACGCAACGGCCGGCGTATCGATCTCACTTTGCAACCGCTGGCAGACGTTTACTTTCAAAAAGACATTCGCTACGAACAAGGTGTGCGGCACGGCGACAAGCAAGCGATTTATATTTTCGGCGCGCTGGCTTTGTTCATTCTCACGATCGCCTGCATCAACTACATGAACCTCACCACGGCCCGCGCCGGCCGCCGCGCCCGTGAAATCGGCGTGCGCAAAGTACTCGGCGCGCATCGCGGCCGCCTCATGCTGCAATTCCTCGGCGAATCGTTTTTCATGACGAGCCTTGCCATCATTTTCGCCATTGCCGCGGCCGAGCTGCTGCTACCGTGGTTCAATGCCGCCTTTGGGCTTGATCTTACGATCCGCTTTACCGATCCGCTGCTGACCGGAGCCTTGCTGAGCCTGCTACTCATCGTCGCGTTGCTCGCAGGCAGTTATCCAGCCTTTTTATTGTCGGGATTTTTGCCGGCGCGCGTGCTCAAGGGCCGCTTTTCGAAGCAGGCGACCGACGTGCTGGTTCGCAAAGGTCTGGTGGTTTTTCAATTCAGCATTTCTGCGGTGTTGATCATCGCGACATTGCTCGTCGGCAAGCAGCTTGAGTTCATGCGACAAAAAGATCTCGGCTTTCGCGCCGAGCAAGTTCTACTCGTTCCCATCAACAACAATGAAATGCGCCGGCAGCAGGAGACGTTTGTCGAGCGCGTGCGGCAGGAGGCCGGCATCGTGAAAGCCTCGGCGATGTCGGGGCATCCAGGCGGATTTCACGATGCGATGTCTTTCACCGTTACCGGCAAGGATGAAAACTTCCGCTTCCGCACGTTGTACACGGATTTTGATTACACCGAAACGCTCGGCTTGGAGATTGTCGCGGGCCGAAATTTTTCGCGCGACTTCGCGACGGACAAAACCCAGGCCGCGCTGCTGAATGAAGCCGCGGTCAAAATGCTGGGCTGGACCAATGAAGAAGCGCTGGGCAAAGAGATGCGCCGCACAATGTTCGACACCACGCGTTGTCATGTCGTCGGCGTGGTGCGGGATTTTCATTTTTCTTCTTTGAAGGAAGCCATCGATCCGCTGTTTATTTCGATGCGGCCCTTCGCCAACGTGTTCGCGCTCAAGGTCGATACCACGAACCTTCAGACGACACTGGCGGTCGTGCAGAAGCATTGGGAAGCCATCTCCCCGGCCTATCCTTTCGAGTTCACTTTTCTTGATGAGACGTTTTTCCAACTTTATCAGCAGGAGCAAAAAGAGTCGAGGCTTTTTGGGATTTTTGCGGTGATTGCGATCATCATTGCGTCCTTGGGCATTTTTGCGCTGGCTTCTTATGCAGCGGAAGAGCGCACCAAAGAGATCGGCATTCGCAAGGTGCTGGGCGCTTCGGTGGGCAACGTCTTCAATCTGCTCTCGAAAGAATTTGTGCGCCTGGCCGCACTTGCCAATTTCGTGGCGTGGCCTTTCGCCTGGTTTGCGATGAATCTCTGGCTGCAAGATTTCGCCTATCGCACGACGATGGATTGGCAACTGTTCGCCCTCGCCGGCGGCTTGGTGCTGTTGATCGCGCTGCTCACCGTGAGTGCGCAAGCCCTCAAAGCTGCACTAGCAAATCCGGTGGAAGCGCTGCGGTATGAATGA